Sequence from the Deinococcus radiotolerans genome:
GCGGCGGCATCGCACACGTGGTGCTGGAGAACACCGGCCTGATGAAACCCGGGCAGACCCTCGTGAGTGGTGACAGCCACACCTGCAACGCGGGCGCCCTGGGGGCCTTCGCGACCGGCGTGGGCAGCACCGACCTGGCGGGCGCCATCTACGCCGGGAAGGTGTGGTTCAAGGTGCCGGAAACCATGCTGATCCGCGTGACCGGTCAGACCCAGCCGGGCGTGACGCCCAAGGACATCGTGCTGGAAGTCATCAAGCGCATCGGCGCGGACGGCGCGAACTACATGGTTATGGAGTGGGTCGGGGACTACATCGACAACTTGGACATGGAGGGCCGCTTCACGCTGACGAACATGGCCATCGAGGCAGGCGGGAAGACCGGCATCGTCGCCGTGGACGACACCACCCGCGCGTACATGAGCGCCCGCGGCGTCACGCCCGACGCGTACACCGAGTACCAGTCCGACGCGGACGCCAGCTTCAAGGTGATCGTCGAGGTGGACGCCTCACAGGTCGAACCGACCGTCGCCTACCCACACATTCCCAGCAATGGGCGCGTCGCTGGGAGCGACCGGATCGCCGTGACGCACGCGTACGTGGGCAGCTGCACGAACGGCCGCATCAGCGACCTGCGCGACGTCGCCCGCATCCTCAAGGGCCGCAAGGTCGCCGAGGGCGTGCAGATGATCGTCGTGCCCGCCACGCAGGCCATCTGGAAACAGGCCGCGCAGGAGGGCCTGCTGGAGATCTTCGTGGACGCCGGGGCCAGCGTCAGCTACCCCAGCTGCGGCGCGTGCCTGGGCATGCACTCCGGCGTGCTCGGGCCCGACGACGTGTGCATCAGCAGCAGCAACCGCAACTTCGTGGGCCGCATGGGCGACCCTTCAGCGCAGATCTACCTGGCTAGCCCGGCCACCGTCGCCGCGAGCGCCGTCGCGGGCTTCATCAGCGACCCGCGCGCGTACAACGACACCATCAACGCCGCCGACTGAGCGGCCGCGACCCAAAGTCAAGGGGAGGAGAGAAGCGTGGATCTGAACATTCTGCTGGCCGTAGCGGCCATTCACACGGTGGTTCTCGTGATCCCCGGCCCGGACGTCCTGCTTGTC
This genomic interval carries:
- a CDS encoding homoaconitate hydratase family protein gives rise to the protein MGMTIAEKILAAHSGHDHVVPGQLIECRTDWVLCHEITTPAALRMLEERGMDQVFNPDQIVAVPDHSVPAMNIKAAKMYQKLKSWVHEKGIKHFFDVGRGGIAHVVLENTGLMKPGQTLVSGDSHTCNAGALGAFATGVGSTDLAGAIYAGKVWFKVPETMLIRVTGQTQPGVTPKDIVLEVIKRIGADGANYMVMEWVGDYIDNLDMEGRFTLTNMAIEAGGKTGIVAVDDTTRAYMSARGVTPDAYTEYQSDADASFKVIVEVDASQVEPTVAYPHIPSNGRVAGSDRIAVTHAYVGSCTNGRISDLRDVARILKGRKVAEGVQMIVVPATQAIWKQAAQEGLLEIFVDAGASVSYPSCGACLGMHSGVLGPDDVCISSSNRNFVGRMGDPSAQIYLASPATVAASAVAGFISDPRAYNDTINAAD